The following are encoded in a window of Etheostoma cragini isolate CJK2018 chromosome 7, CSU_Ecrag_1.0, whole genome shotgun sequence genomic DNA:
- the si:ch211-251b21.1 gene encoding probable glutamate receptor produces MTGSMALVVCVAALTACVVAAGAKELSITTIKEDPYTMTRGSELEGYCIDLISELSKKLGFTYKLHLVKDSRYGAKDPSGIWNGMIGEITRGEADLAVAPLTLTAIREQSVDMTTPFMHTGIGFMLRRDLVSEESGFSLLSPFSTDMWVGVLIAFLLTGLCIFLVGRISPSEWAEPDTEEHSFTLLHSFWYITGALTLQGAGPHPRAPSGRLVSAIWWLFAVLLLACYFGNFTSVMHSNKHVSIKTFEDLANQDVIDYGTLEAGSTMQFFKNSNNPVYRRIYENMERKKSYVSNMEEGFRRAQEGNFAYIGEAVSLDLVVARYCKLYRSQEVIAMRGYTIAAPLGSPLVKNLSIAILQLSESGELTYLRDKWWASSCVGAYRAQTSDALHPRDLLGLFLLLGLGLGVGLLLALLELVSRAHNQAKDSKKSCCSVLTSELNRRFCNKGERAEQDGSDKNKA; encoded by the exons ATGACAGGCAGCATGGCTTTGGTCGTCTGTGTGGCCGCCCTGACTGCATGTGTAGTCGCAGCAG GTGCCAAGGAGTTATCCATCACCACCATAAAG GAAGACCCATACACCATGACCCGCGGCTCTGAGCTGGAGGGCTACTGCATCGACCTGATCTCGGAGCTCTCCAAGAAGCTGGGCTTCACGTACAAACTGCACCTGGTGAAGGACAGCCGCTACGGAGCCAAGGACCCCAGCGGCATCTGGAATGGCATGATTGGGGAAATCACCAGAGGG GAAGCGGACCTGGCGGTGGCCCCGCTGACCCTCACTGCGATCCGGGAGCAGTCTGTGGACATGACGACCCCCTTCATGCACACAGGGATCGGCTTCATGCTGCGCAGAGACCTGGTCTCTGAGGAGAGCGGCTTCAGCCTGCTGTCGCCCTTCTCCACCGACATGTGGGTCGGAGTCCTCATCGCGTTCCTGCTAACGGGTCTCTGCATATTCCTGGTGGGCAG GATCAGTCCCAGTGAATGGGCCGAGCCGGACACGGAGGAGCACAGCTTCACGCTGCTGCACAGCTTCTGGTACATCACGGGCGCTCTCACCCTGCAAG GTGCTGGTCCTCACCCCAGAGCCCCGTCTGGACGCCTCGTCAGCGCCATCTGGTGGCTGTTTGCTGTGCTGCTTCTGGCCTGCTACTTCGGCAACTTCACCTCCGTGATGCACAGCAACAAACACGTCTCCATCAAGACCTTTGAAGACCTCGCTAACCAGGATGTGATAGACTACGGCACATTGGAGGCTGGATCCACCATGCAATTCTTTAAG aATTCCAACAACCCCGTCTACCGGCGTATCTACGAAAACATGGAGCGCAAGAAGAGCTACGTGTCCAACATGGAGGAGGGTTTTCGCCGCGCCCAGGAGGGAAACTTCGCCTACATCGGGGAAGCGGTTTCCCTGGACCTGGTAGTGGCTCGCTACTGTAAACTGTACCGTTCACAGGAAGTCATCGCCATGAGAGGCTACACCATCGCAGCACCTCTGG GTTCCCCGTTGGTGAAGAACCTCTCCATTGCCATCCTCCAGCTCAGTGAGTCCGGCGAGCTGACGTATCTGAGGGACAAGTGGTGGGCCAGCAGCTGCGTGGGCGCCTACAGGGCCCAGACCTCCGATGCCCTGCACCCCCGTGACCTGCTgggcctcttcctcctcctgggCCTGGGACTGGGTGTGGGGCTGCTGCTGGCCCTGTTGGAGCTCGTATCCAGGGCCCACAACCAAGCTAAGGATAGCAAG AAGTCATGCTGCTCGGTGTTGACGTCGGAGCTAAACCGGCGATTTTGCAACAAAGGGGAGCGTGCGGAGCAAGACGGCTCGGACAAAAACAAAGCCTAA